One genomic window of Panicum hallii strain FIL2 chromosome 6, PHallii_v3.1, whole genome shotgun sequence includes the following:
- the LOC112898233 gene encoding uncharacterized protein LOC112898233: protein MEDRRWMYTGHRSKRDVSPEWIKNTNEFLEQAWGENAKGAARIFCPCSKCANRKRQTQDVMGEHLFLNGFTPNYTRWIHHGEGHRRREDVVRPRVEDCDAEAGVVDMLDDYHEAHVAEELVEEEPEGSAKAFYDMFASAQKPLHGHTKVSQLDAIGRVMALKSRYSLSRDTFDGIVTVIGSLLPEGHILPKSMYESQKLLRALKMPYDKIHACSNGCVLFRKEYAEEKYCPKCKSSRFLEVDSGDGNKRQLDIPVTILRHLPAIPRIQRLYMTEESAKQMTWHKKGK, encoded by the coding sequence ATGGAGGACCGTAGGTGGATGTACACTGGTCACCGTAGTAAGAGAGATGTCAGCCCTGAGTGGATTAAGAACACCAATGAATTCTTGGAACAGGCGTGGGGCGAGAATGCTAAAGGAGCGGCTAGAATTTTCTGTCCATGCAGCAAGTGTGCTAACAGGAAAAGACAAACACAGGAtgtcatgggggaacatctcTTCCTTAATGGATTTACGCCAAACTATACCCGGTGGATCCATCATGGTGAAGGCCATCGTAGGAGAGAGGACGTGGtgagaccacgtgtcgaggattgTGATGCTGAGGCTGGTGTAGTGGACATGTTAGATGACTATCATGAGGCACACGTTGCTGAAGAACTTGTAGAGGAGGAGCCTGAGGGGTCCGCAAAGGCGTTTTATGATATGTTTGCCTCagcacagaaaccccttcacGGACATACAAAAGTTTCTCAgctggatgccattggacgAGTAATGGCGTTGAAGTCGCGGTACAGCCTGAGCAGAGACACCTTTGATGGTATAGtgacagttattggcagcctgctTCCAGAGGGTCACATCCTGCCAAAGAGTATGTACGAGTCACAGAAACttcttcgtgcactcaagatgccgtatgacaAGATACATGCCTGTTCGAACGGATGTGTCCTGTTCAGGAAAGAATACGCGGAAGAAAAGTACTGTCCGAAGTGTAAATCCTCTAGGTTCTTGGAGGTTGACTCTGGTGATGGCAACAAGAGGCAGCTTGATATCCCCGTGACAATCCTACGTCACCTGCCGGCCATACCGAGGATCCAACGGCTTTACATGACTGAGGAATCCGCGAAACAGATGACAtggcataagaaagggaaatgA